In Gopherus flavomarginatus isolate rGopFla2 chromosome 1, rGopFla2.mat.asm, whole genome shotgun sequence, a single genomic region encodes these proteins:
- the CREBZF gene encoding CREB/ATF bZIP transcription factor: protein MRHSLTQLLAASSGGESPSAAAWQLPSAGPAPAAGGGDGGEEEPGGPRPKQQRWDPAVLEQPQQAMGEAAAGAEEPAEHEDLFSGLELGDLLEAAQPHWELDVEPSGCFCGQQGEPEPPTSAPGQRSCGASPGGVAARSRLKAAAAARLNRLKKKQYVLGLESRLQGLAAENRQLRDRNRGLNRRLRDLERETSYLRAVLANQSALGQLLSRLAGAGGLRLRTSLFRDTDPPHQHPPQAGESRDHDYALPSQDAGESEGEERPASGGICLHVDRDQLSVEFCSLCARRACASFKIFFFRCLPCQAPLCRG, encoded by the exons ATGCGCCACAGCCTGACCCAGCTGCTGGCGGCCTCGTCGGGCGGAGAGAGCCCCTCGGCCGCCGCCTGGCAGCTCCCCAGCGCGGGGCCGGCGCCTGCGGCCGGAGGGGGCGATGGCGgggaggaggagccggggggcccccgccccaagcagcagCGCTGGGACCCGGCCGTCCTGGAGCAGCCGCAGCAGGCCATGGGGGAGGCGGCCGCTGGGGCCGAGGAGCCGGCGGAGCACGAGGACCTATTCTCGGGGCTGGAGCTGGGCGACCTGCTGGAGGCGGCCCAGCCGCACTGGGAGCTGGACGTGGAGCCGAGCGGCTGCTTCTGCGGGCAGCAGGGCGAGCCGGAGCCGCCCACGAGCGCGCCGGGCCAGAGGAGCTGTGGGGCCAGCCCGGGCGGGGTGGCGGCCAGGAGCCGGCTGAAGGCGGCGGCCGCGGCCCGCCTGAACCGGCTGAAGAAGAAGCAATACGTGCTGGGACTGGAGAGCCGCCTGCAGGGCCTGGCCGCTGAGAACCGGCAGCTACGGGACCGCAACCGGGGGCTGAACCGGCGCCTGCGGGATCTGGAGCGGGAGACCAGCTACCTCCGGGCCGTGCTGGCCAACCAGAgcgccctggggcagctgctgagCCGCCTGGCCGGGGCGGGAGGGCTCAGGCTCCGTACCAGCCTCTTCAGGGACACGGACCCGCCCCATCAGCACCCGCCACAGGCCGGCGAGAGCCGCGACCACGACTACGCCCTGCCGAGCCAGGATGCTGGGGAgtcggagggggaggagcggcCGGCCTCCGGCGGGATCTGCCTCCACGTGGACAGGGATCAGTTGTCGGTGGAGTTCTGCTCCTTGTGTGCCAGGCGGGCATGTGCCTCCTTCAAAAT TTTCTTTTTTAGGTGCTTGCCCTGCCAGGCTCCGTTGTGTAGGGGTTAA
- the TMEM126A gene encoding transmembrane protein 126A isoform X3 yields MEEVRIFLSKVKLFTHGSYFLGINGGFCGLIANSFFRRILNVTEARIASSLPMAVLPFLTTAAIYHSAVTQPLISGDLMCATCAIVRGGLIGSVIGGLYPIFLAIPINAGLAARYSSAPLPGKENMLRFWIKVSQPVFKKMSFAILLQAAFGIYLSSRQYGIFTKMLQLPEESSNPEELKD; encoded by the exons ATGGAGGAGGTCAGAATTTTCCTTTCAAAAGT GAAACTCTTTACACATGGATCATATTTCCTGGGAATAAATGGAGGCTTTTGTGGTTTAATAGCAAACAGTTTTTTCAGACGCATCCTAAATGTGACAGAGGCTCGGATTGCCTCTAGTTTGCCAATGGCTGTTCTTCCATTCCTTACAACAGCAGCAATTTACCACAGTGCTGTAACTCAACCTTTAATTTCAG GTGATCTAATGTGTGCAACCTGTGCCATAGTAAGAGGAGGATTAATTGGGTCTGTTATAGGTGGTCTATATCCCATTTTCTTGGCCATTCCTATAAATGCAGGACTTGCAGCCAG GTACAGCTCAGCTCCATTGCCTGGCAAAGAGAATATGTTACGCTTCTGGATTAAAGTCTCTCAACCAGTCTTTAAGAAGATGAGTTTTGCTATCCTTCTGCAGGCTGCATTTGGAATTTACCTCAGCTCAAGACAGTACGGAATATTTACGAAAATGCTCCAGTTGCCTGAAGAAAGCAGCAATCCTGAAGAACTCAAAGATTAA